In Lagopus muta isolate bLagMut1 chromosome 29, bLagMut1 primary, whole genome shotgun sequence, one genomic interval encodes:
- the LOC125685706 gene encoding death-associated protein kinase 2-like isoform X2 — MAEDGGAASDSPQAVALHARSVEELYELLETLGSGHFGVVKKCRERSTGVFYAAKFVKTRRCRGSRRGLERVQVEREVAILRDLQHPNIMQLHDLFTCRAEMVLVLELMRGGELFDFIAEKEMLLEEEAIEFLEQILLGVQYLHGRHIAHLDLKPENIMLQEKDVPKPQIKIIDFGLAQKLEHGVTFRSLCGTTQYIAPEVINYEPLSSATDMWSIGVITYILLSGFSPFQGETDAETLSNILEGAYEFEERYFSDTSEMAKDFIRQLLVKEPHPLCCRERMTASECLVHPWIKPLNRKQAAKRCRSSINMKNFRKFNARRKWKLSYNMVSACNRLCRMRLLCSPGTEGEELRCCESDQEEEGSRPVTLLRRRRSSCS, encoded by the exons ATGGCTGAGGATGGCGGTGCTGCCTCCGACAGCCCCCAG GCGGTCGCCCTGCATGCACGCAGTGTGGAGGAGCTGTATGAGCTGCTGGAGACGCTGGGCAG TGGGCACTTTGGAGTGGTGAAGAAGTGCCGGGAACGCAGCACCGGCGTTTTCTATGCTGCCAAATTTGTGAAGACACGGCGGTGCCGGGGCAGCCGGCGGGGCCTGGAAAGGGTGCAGGTGGAACGGGAGGTGGCCATCCTGCGGGACCTGCAGCACCCCAACATCATGCAGCTGCACGACCTCTTCACATGCAgagctgagatggtgctggtgctggagct gatgCGTGGTGGGGAACTCTTTGACTTTATTGCGGAGAAGGAGATGCTGTTGGAGGAGGAGGCCATCGAGTTCCTGGAGCAGATCCTGCTTGGGGTGCAGTACCTTCATGGGCGCCACATCGCCCACTTAGACCTCAAG CCTGAGAACATCATGCTGCAGGAGAAGGATGTGCCCAAGCCTCAAATCAAGATCATCGACTTTGGCCTGGCCCAGAAGCTGGAGCATGGTGTCACCTTCAGGAGCCTCTGCGGGACCACCCAGTACATCG CTCCCGAAGTGATCAACTACGAACCGCTGAGCTCTGCCACCGACATGTG GAGCATCGGGGTTATCACTTACATCCT GCTCAGCGGCTTCTCCCCCTTCCAGGGTGAGACAGATGCTGAGACCCTCTCCAACATCCTGGAGGGCGCCTATGAGTTCGAGGAGCGCTACTTCAGTGACACCTCTGAGATGGCCAAGGACTTCATCCGGCAGCTGCTGGTGAAGGAGCCTCA CCCTCTCTGTTGCAGGGAGCGAATGACTGCATCTGAGTGCCTTGTGCACCCTTGGATTAAG CCCCTGAACaggaaacaagcagcaaaacGGTGCCGTTCCTCCATCAACATGAAAAACTTCCGCAAGTTCAACGCCCGGAGGAAGTGGAAG CTCTCTTACAACATGGTGTCTGCCTGCAACCGGCTGTGCCGCATGCGGCTGCTTTGCAGCCCCGGGACGGAGGGCGAAGAGCTG CGCTGCTGTGAGAGCGACCAGGAGGAAGAAGGCAGCCGCCCCGTGACTCTGCTCCGTCGGCGtaggagcagctgctcctga
- the LOC125685706 gene encoding death-associated protein kinase 2-like isoform X3 codes for MAEDGGAASDSPQAVALHARSVEELYELLETLGSGHFGVVKKCRERSTGVFYAAKFVKTRRCRGSRRGLERVQVEREVAILRDLQHPNIMQLHDLFTCRAEMVLVLELMRGGELFDFIAEKEMLLEEEAIEFLEQILLGVQYLHGRHIAHLDLKPENIMLQEKDVPKPQIKIIDFGLAQKLEHGVTFRSLCGTTQYIAPEVINYEPLSSATDMWSIGVITYILLSGFSPFQGETDAETLSNILEGAYEFEERYFSDTSEMAKDFIRQLLVKEPQERMTASECLVHPWIKPLNRKQAAKRCRSSINMKNFRKFNARRKWKLSYNMVSACNRLCRMRLLCSPGTEGEELRCCESDQEEEGSRPVTLLRRRRSSCS; via the exons ATGGCTGAGGATGGCGGTGCTGCCTCCGACAGCCCCCAG GCGGTCGCCCTGCATGCACGCAGTGTGGAGGAGCTGTATGAGCTGCTGGAGACGCTGGGCAG TGGGCACTTTGGAGTGGTGAAGAAGTGCCGGGAACGCAGCACCGGCGTTTTCTATGCTGCCAAATTTGTGAAGACACGGCGGTGCCGGGGCAGCCGGCGGGGCCTGGAAAGGGTGCAGGTGGAACGGGAGGTGGCCATCCTGCGGGACCTGCAGCACCCCAACATCATGCAGCTGCACGACCTCTTCACATGCAgagctgagatggtgctggtgctggagct gatgCGTGGTGGGGAACTCTTTGACTTTATTGCGGAGAAGGAGATGCTGTTGGAGGAGGAGGCCATCGAGTTCCTGGAGCAGATCCTGCTTGGGGTGCAGTACCTTCATGGGCGCCACATCGCCCACTTAGACCTCAAG CCTGAGAACATCATGCTGCAGGAGAAGGATGTGCCCAAGCCTCAAATCAAGATCATCGACTTTGGCCTGGCCCAGAAGCTGGAGCATGGTGTCACCTTCAGGAGCCTCTGCGGGACCACCCAGTACATCG CTCCCGAAGTGATCAACTACGAACCGCTGAGCTCTGCCACCGACATGTG GAGCATCGGGGTTATCACTTACATCCT GCTCAGCGGCTTCTCCCCCTTCCAGGGTGAGACAGATGCTGAGACCCTCTCCAACATCCTGGAGGGCGCCTATGAGTTCGAGGAGCGCTACTTCAGTGACACCTCTGAGATGGCCAAGGACTTCATCCGGCAGCTGCTGGTGAAGGAGCCTCA GGAGCGAATGACTGCATCTGAGTGCCTTGTGCACCCTTGGATTAAG CCCCTGAACaggaaacaagcagcaaaacGGTGCCGTTCCTCCATCAACATGAAAAACTTCCGCAAGTTCAACGCCCGGAGGAAGTGGAAG CTCTCTTACAACATGGTGTCTGCCTGCAACCGGCTGTGCCGCATGCGGCTGCTTTGCAGCCCCGGGACGGAGGGCGAAGAGCTG CGCTGCTGTGAGAGCGACCAGGAGGAAGAAGGCAGCCGCCCCGTGACTCTGCTCCGTCGGCGtaggagcagctgctcctga
- the LOC125685706 gene encoding death-associated protein kinase 2-like isoform X4, with amino-acid sequence MAEDGGAASDSPQAVALHARSVEELYELLETLGSGHFGVVKKCRERSTGVFYAAKFVKTRRCRGSRRGLERVQVEREVAILRDLQHPNIMQLHDLFTCRAEMVLVLELMRGGELFDFIAEKEMLLEEEAIEFLEQILLGVQYLHGRHIAHLDLKPENIMLQEKDVPKPQIKIIDFGLAQKLEHGVTFRSLCGTTQYIAPEVINYEPLSSATDMWSIGVITYILLSGFSPFQGETDAETLSNILEGAYEFEERYFSDTSEMAKDFIRQLLVKEPHPLCCRERMTASECLVHPWIKPLNRKQAAKRCRSSINMKNFRKFNARRKWKRCCESDQEEEGSRPVTLLRRRRSSCS; translated from the exons ATGGCTGAGGATGGCGGTGCTGCCTCCGACAGCCCCCAG GCGGTCGCCCTGCATGCACGCAGTGTGGAGGAGCTGTATGAGCTGCTGGAGACGCTGGGCAG TGGGCACTTTGGAGTGGTGAAGAAGTGCCGGGAACGCAGCACCGGCGTTTTCTATGCTGCCAAATTTGTGAAGACACGGCGGTGCCGGGGCAGCCGGCGGGGCCTGGAAAGGGTGCAGGTGGAACGGGAGGTGGCCATCCTGCGGGACCTGCAGCACCCCAACATCATGCAGCTGCACGACCTCTTCACATGCAgagctgagatggtgctggtgctggagct gatgCGTGGTGGGGAACTCTTTGACTTTATTGCGGAGAAGGAGATGCTGTTGGAGGAGGAGGCCATCGAGTTCCTGGAGCAGATCCTGCTTGGGGTGCAGTACCTTCATGGGCGCCACATCGCCCACTTAGACCTCAAG CCTGAGAACATCATGCTGCAGGAGAAGGATGTGCCCAAGCCTCAAATCAAGATCATCGACTTTGGCCTGGCCCAGAAGCTGGAGCATGGTGTCACCTTCAGGAGCCTCTGCGGGACCACCCAGTACATCG CTCCCGAAGTGATCAACTACGAACCGCTGAGCTCTGCCACCGACATGTG GAGCATCGGGGTTATCACTTACATCCT GCTCAGCGGCTTCTCCCCCTTCCAGGGTGAGACAGATGCTGAGACCCTCTCCAACATCCTGGAGGGCGCCTATGAGTTCGAGGAGCGCTACTTCAGTGACACCTCTGAGATGGCCAAGGACTTCATCCGGCAGCTGCTGGTGAAGGAGCCTCA CCCTCTCTGTTGCAGGGAGCGAATGACTGCATCTGAGTGCCTTGTGCACCCTTGGATTAAG CCCCTGAACaggaaacaagcagcaaaacGGTGCCGTTCCTCCATCAACATGAAAAACTTCCGCAAGTTCAACGCCCGGAGGAAGTGGAAG CGCTGCTGTGAGAGCGACCAGGAGGAAGAAGGCAGCCGCCCCGTGACTCTGCTCCGTCGGCGtaggagcagctgctcctga
- the LOC125685706 gene encoding death-associated protein kinase 2-like isoform X1, with the protein MAEDGGAASDSPQAVALHARSVEELYELLETLGSGHFGVVKKCRERSTGVFYAAKFVKTRRCRGSRRGLERVQVEREVAILRDLQHPNIMQLHDLFTCRAEMVLVLELMRGGELFDFIAEKEMLLEEEAIEFLEQILLGVQYLHGRHIAHLDLKPENIMLQEKDVPKPQIKIIDFGLAQKLEHGVTFRSLCGTTQYIAPEVINYEPLSSATDMWSIGVITYILLSGFSPFQGETDAETLSNILEGAYEFEERYFSDTSEMAKDFIRQLLVKEPQERMTASECLVHPWIKPLNRKQAAKRCRSSINMKNFRKFNARRKWKLSYNMVSACNRLCRMRLLCSPGTEGEELVRCWGCIMDNEGLCHGMPLPGGAHGLVPALQPLCALLCPQRCCESDQEEEGSRPVTLLRRRRSSCS; encoded by the exons ATGGCTGAGGATGGCGGTGCTGCCTCCGACAGCCCCCAG GCGGTCGCCCTGCATGCACGCAGTGTGGAGGAGCTGTATGAGCTGCTGGAGACGCTGGGCAG TGGGCACTTTGGAGTGGTGAAGAAGTGCCGGGAACGCAGCACCGGCGTTTTCTATGCTGCCAAATTTGTGAAGACACGGCGGTGCCGGGGCAGCCGGCGGGGCCTGGAAAGGGTGCAGGTGGAACGGGAGGTGGCCATCCTGCGGGACCTGCAGCACCCCAACATCATGCAGCTGCACGACCTCTTCACATGCAgagctgagatggtgctggtgctggagct gatgCGTGGTGGGGAACTCTTTGACTTTATTGCGGAGAAGGAGATGCTGTTGGAGGAGGAGGCCATCGAGTTCCTGGAGCAGATCCTGCTTGGGGTGCAGTACCTTCATGGGCGCCACATCGCCCACTTAGACCTCAAG CCTGAGAACATCATGCTGCAGGAGAAGGATGTGCCCAAGCCTCAAATCAAGATCATCGACTTTGGCCTGGCCCAGAAGCTGGAGCATGGTGTCACCTTCAGGAGCCTCTGCGGGACCACCCAGTACATCG CTCCCGAAGTGATCAACTACGAACCGCTGAGCTCTGCCACCGACATGTG GAGCATCGGGGTTATCACTTACATCCT GCTCAGCGGCTTCTCCCCCTTCCAGGGTGAGACAGATGCTGAGACCCTCTCCAACATCCTGGAGGGCGCCTATGAGTTCGAGGAGCGCTACTTCAGTGACACCTCTGAGATGGCCAAGGACTTCATCCGGCAGCTGCTGGTGAAGGAGCCTCA GGAGCGAATGACTGCATCTGAGTGCCTTGTGCACCCTTGGATTAAG CCCCTGAACaggaaacaagcagcaaaacGGTGCCGTTCCTCCATCAACATGAAAAACTTCCGCAAGTTCAACGCCCGGAGGAAGTGGAAG CTCTCTTACAACATGGTGTCTGCCTGCAACCGGCTGTGCCGCATGCGGCTGCTTTGCAGCCCCGGGACGGAGGGCGAAGAGCTGGTGAGATGCTGGGGGTGCATAATGGATAATGAGGGGCTGTGCCATGGGATGCCCCTCCCTGGGGGGGCCCATGGTCTTGTCCCTGCCCTTCAGCCCCTCTGTGCCCTTCTGTGCCCCCAGCGCTGCTGTGAGAGCGACCAGGAGGAAGAAGGCAGCCGCCCCGTGACTCTGCTCCGTCGGCGtaggagcagctgctcctga
- the SH2D2A gene encoding SH2 domain-containing protein 2A, protein MDDTQPFFITFKCIAGDKAGSIQPGHSTTLLQPQSVEQCDARGRRGQGAAEGPQPQLPLAPCHVLQGCSQPREVAASLRARTKLWFEQTQLHRLGATGNLPAWFHGFISRRDTEQMLQDEPLGCFLVRFSESTVGFVLSYRGRERCRHFVLDQLPNGHYVILGEHSAHPELAELLQHYAHVPIPPYGELLTVPRGQDKVCGVMRTPDSSSTSRKAPANHPANSTMAKRVPGDGQAAESGPEEIKASNIPLPLPAKFSSSAATQGPCSRNSSEGAEANSPSTQTHLEINPVEMLDAKYQQLMRFHTYAEPHEGTAPPVEPIPFYAMGLGSSPSTEANIYAEVATVQQEPPRRGARGPGSLLAPTTFLRWRLSRSLSNQGFHRRQLPATPIAGTTQRAAPRPALEIPPAPMNSALEFDDPAYSPRMSSTKQAAAPENIYEQVSRGHP, encoded by the exons ATGGATGACACCCAACCCTTCTTCATCACCTTCAAATGCATCGCTGGagacaaggcaggcagcatCCAGCCAGGACACAGCACgaccctgctgcagccccagagtGTGGAGCAGTGTGATGCACGAGGCAGGAGGGGACAAGGGGCAGCGGAgggcccccagccccagctgcccctTGCTCCCTGCCacgtgctgcagggctgctctcagcccaGGGAGGTTGCAGCATCTCTGCGGGCACGCACCAAACTGTGGTTTGAGCAGACACAATTGCATCGGCTGGGGGCCACGGGCAATCTGCCAGCCTGGTTCCACGGCTTCATCAGTCGCAG GGATACAGAACAGATGCTGCAGGATGAGCCGCTGGGCTGCTTCCTAGTGCGTTTCAGTGAGAGCACAGTGGGCTTCGTGCTGTCCTACAG GGGCAGAGAGCGCTGCCGACACTTTGTGCTGGACCAGCTGCCCAATGGGCACTATGTGATCCTGGGTGAGCACAGTGCCCACCCCGAGCTGGccgagctgctgcagcactatGCCCATGTTCCCATCCCTCCCTACGGTGAGCTGCTGACCGTGCCACGGGGACAG GACAAGGTCTGCGGAGTGATGCGCACCCCAGATAGCAGCTCCACATCCCGCAAGGCACCAGCAAACCACCCAGCAAACAGCACCATGGCCAAGCGGGTGCCAGGAGAtgggcaggcagcagagagTGGCCCTGAGGAGATAAAG GCCTCCAACATCCCCCTGCCACTCCCTGCCAAGTTCAGCTCCTCAGCGGCCACCCAGGGACCATGCAGCCGCAACAGCAGCGAAGGAGCAGAAGCCAACAGCCCCTCCACACAGACGCACCTCGAAATCAACCCTGTTGAGATGCTTGATGCCAAGTACCAGCAGCTCATGCGCTTCCACACCTACGCAGAGCCCCACGAGGGCACAGCCCCGCCTGTGGAGCCTATTCCCTTCTATGCCATGGGTTTGggctccagccccagcactgaggCTAACATCTATGCAGAGGTGGCCACGGTGCAACAAGAGCCACCCCGCCGGGGAGCACGAGGCCCTGGATCCCTGCTGGCTCCCACCACATTTCTGCGCTGGCGGTTGTCCCGCAGCCTTTCCAACCAGGGCTTCCACAGAAGGCAGCTGCCAGCGACTCCCATTGCAGGCACCACACAGAGAGCAGCTCCCCGGCCGGCCCTAGAG ATTCCTCCGGCCCCAATGAACTCAGCACTGGAGTTTGATGACCCTGCTTACAGCCCAAGGATGAGCAGCACCAAGCAAGCTGCAGCCCCAGAGAACATTTACGAGCAGGTTTCTAGAGGCCATCCCTAA